In Wenyingzhuangia fucanilytica, the following are encoded in one genomic region:
- the cdaA gene encoding diadenylate cyclase CdaA, with amino-acid sequence MFSFLEFTFIDLLDILLVAFLLFNVYKLLKGTVAINIFIGIAIVFLIYKVTEALHMEMFSSLLGTLISGGAIALIIIFHPEMRKFLLMLGSTNLKSKRNFIKQLKFLKAEISIDVDVEALVMACEKFGVSRTGALIVIERNNSLEFLSEKGDAMNIEVNIPILESIFYKNSPLHDGAIIVKENNIIATRVVLPLSEKKLPSRFGLRHRAAIGVTEKTDAMCLVVSEETGEISFIIDGAFELFSTTNELQEKIRMYLS; translated from the coding sequence GTGTTCAGTTTTTTGGAATTTACTTTTATAGATTTACTAGATATTCTTTTAGTAGCCTTTTTGTTGTTTAATGTTTATAAATTATTAAAAGGTACAGTAGCCATTAATATATTTATAGGTATTGCCATTGTCTTTTTAATTTATAAAGTTACAGAGGCGCTACACATGGAAATGTTTAGCTCTTTATTAGGGACCTTAATTAGCGGTGGAGCCATTGCGTTGATTATTATTTTTCATCCAGAAATGCGTAAGTTTTTATTGATGTTAGGATCAACCAACTTAAAAAGTAAAAGGAATTTTATCAAACAATTAAAGTTCTTAAAAGCAGAAATATCTATTGATGTTGATGTAGAGGCTTTGGTGATGGCTTGCGAAAAATTTGGAGTTTCTAGAACAGGTGCTTTAATTGTAATAGAAAGAAATAATAGTTTAGAATTCTTAAGCGAAAAAGGGGATGCAATGAATATTGAGGTGAATATCCCTATTTTAGAAAGTATTTTTTATAAAAATAGTCCATTGCATGATGGGGCGATTATTGTAAAAGAAAATAATATTATTGCTACTAGAGTTGTATTGCCATTGTCTGAGAAAAAATTACCAAGCAGATTTGGTTTAAGACACAGAGCTGCAATAGGGGTCACCGAAAAAACTGATGCAATGTGTTTGGTAGTTTCTGAAGAAACAGGTGAAATTTCTTTTATTATTGATGGTGCTTTTGAGTTGTTTAGCACAACTAATGAGTTGCAGGAAAAAATTAGAATGTACCTAAGTTAA
- a CDS encoding YncE family protein, producing MKVTKLICKLFLLSLVFVSCNDDDSLELITQNVFEAINSEIIVSSEGNFTRKDGSISYFGKDHANVFYYNEVNGAKLGGLVQSIAFSDTKAYIILNDVNQIVVVNKNTFVKEAVVETGLSNPRYMTIVGDKGYITNWGVTGDEASEDYDDYIAVLNLATNTIEDTKITEGLPFGPEQIVSANNGKVYVSHKGAWGTNNKVSVIQNNQVLKTIEVGNTPDELILDDNENLLVLSEDTAAEYNDDWTTKSTNNPSQINFINTSSDAIEKTWSFDVTTPVNLMAYESGSIYFYASQVVYKLDETATEVSYNEVSNGNILYGLNVKKNKLFTLKRAFTNLSKLTVVNVESGLVEYETAVGLGASKIYFTE from the coding sequence ATGAAAGTAACTAAATTAATTTGTAAGCTATTCTTGTTGAGTTTGGTTTTTGTGTCGTGTAATGATGATGATAGTTTAGAATTGATCACTCAAAATGTTTTTGAAGCTATAAATTCAGAAATTATTGTAAGTTCAGAAGGAAATTTTACTAGAAAAGATGGGTCTATTTCTTATTTTGGAAAAGACCATGCAAATGTGTTTTATTACAACGAAGTAAATGGAGCAAAATTAGGAGGTTTGGTACAATCTATAGCTTTTAGCGATACCAAAGCATATATTATTTTAAACGATGTAAATCAAATAGTGGTTGTAAATAAAAACACTTTTGTAAAAGAAGCTGTTGTTGAAACAGGATTGTCAAACCCTAGATACATGACTATTGTTGGTGATAAAGGATATATTACTAACTGGGGTGTTACAGGTGATGAAGCTTCAGAAGATTATGATGATTATATTGCAGTATTAAACTTAGCTACGAATACTATTGAAGACACCAAAATAACTGAAGGTTTGCCATTTGGACCAGAGCAAATTGTATCAGCAAATAATGGAAAAGTTTATGTTTCTCACAAAGGAGCTTGGGGGACTAATAACAAAGTATCTGTAATACAAAATAATCAAGTTTTAAAAACAATTGAAGTAGGAAACACACCTGATGAGCTGATTTTAGACGATAATGAAAATTTATTGGTGTTGTCTGAAGATACAGCTGCTGAATATAATGATGATTGGACAACAAAATCTACCAACAATCCTTCTCAAATAAATTTTATAAATACTAGTTCAGATGCCATAGAAAAAACTTGGTCTTTTGATGTTACTACTCCTGTTAATTTAATGGCTTATGAGTCTGGAAGTATTTATTTCTATGCTAGTCAAGTAGTTTATAAATTAGATGAAACGGCAACAGAAGTTAGTTATAATGAGGTTTCAAACGGAAACATACTATATGGTTTAAATGTTAAAAAAAATAAGTTGTTTACTTTAAAAAGAGCTTTTACTAACTTAAGTAAGTTGACTGTTGTTAATGTTGAATCTGGATTGGTTGAATACGAAACAGCTGTTGGATTAGGAGCTTCTAAAATATACTTCACTGAGTAA
- a CDS encoding TonB-dependent receptor plug domain-containing protein: MMKLCNAVFYICILWCTVTIAQNDSINRLEKVSLWSKITNASIVGGKEIKISDEKKQRNSSSLTDVLRYNSPVVFRDYGNGGVSTAVFRGTSATNTQVMWNGISINAVGNGQTDFNAIAAFASDEITVISGGNSVEYGSGAIGGVIRLDNKLLFNHTEKGEFYSSYGSFNTFTNYFKYAISLDKIAVKIALNHNKSDNDYIYVDDRYKDENGNDIKNINGNYHNLGGTLSLGYKFSSKNKLYFYSNFFNGERLFSAGLPNPKRGTEKFVDKNYRNLLKWEFNTNGYYHTLKAAYLEQEYNYYLYKTFSNYLYGKSKQTLTNYSINKQFSRYLKVFAELGYDYLQGENSDISQKNRKSFYQKLHLVSQPVNGLKTSLSFRNEQNSFYKLPFVYALGTDYELLPGFRIKANYSTNFRQPTNNELFWPQVGNLDLLPETSKQYDIGLAYKNKQIELVVNYFNIDLKNKILWIPVGDGNLWRPENIDDVLNNGIESFLSFQYKFNGVLFSNVLNYSYINAIDQQTTNRIPFVPKHSFNNNFSAAYKYLTLYYQQLYQSKVYTNLIQLDYYSLEALSVSNIGAEIKVLAKKNRLVKLGVKVNNVFNNVYYFTNLRPMPGRNYSVNINYKF; encoded by the coding sequence ATGATGAAACTATGTAACGCTGTATTTTATATCTGTATACTTTGGTGTACTGTAACTATTGCTCAAAATGATTCTATCAATCGTTTGGAGAAGGTTTCTTTGTGGTCTAAAATTACAAATGCAAGTATTGTCGGAGGGAAAGAAATAAAAATATCAGACGAAAAAAAACAACGAAACTCTAGTAGTTTAACAGACGTTTTAAGATATAATTCTCCAGTAGTTTTTAGAGATTATGGAAATGGAGGAGTAAGCACAGCAGTATTTAGAGGTACTTCGGCTACCAATACACAGGTAATGTGGAACGGTATTAGTATAAACGCCGTGGGAAATGGACAGACAGATTTTAATGCTATTGCAGCTTTTGCATCGGATGAAATTACGGTTATTAGTGGAGGGAATAGTGTTGAATACGGATCGGGAGCTATTGGAGGAGTGATAAGGTTGGATAATAAACTTCTTTTTAATCATACGGAAAAAGGAGAGTTTTATTCAAGCTATGGAAGTTTTAACACTTTTACAAACTATTTTAAATATGCTATTAGCCTTGATAAAATAGCGGTTAAAATTGCATTAAATCACAACAAATCAGATAACGATTATATTTATGTAGATGATAGGTATAAAGATGAAAATGGAAATGATATAAAAAACATTAACGGTAATTACCACAATTTAGGAGGGACACTTTCTTTAGGATATAAATTTAGCTCTAAAAACAAACTTTATTTTTATTCTAATTTTTTTAATGGAGAGCGACTTTTCTCAGCAGGATTGCCAAATCCTAAAAGAGGAACAGAAAAATTTGTAGATAAAAATTATAGGAACTTACTTAAATGGGAGTTTAATACAAATGGTTATTACCACACTCTAAAAGCTGCTTATTTGGAGCAGGAGTATAACTATTATTTGTATAAAACATTTTCTAATTATTTGTACGGAAAATCAAAACAGACATTAACAAACTATTCGATAAATAAACAGTTTTCGCGTTATCTTAAAGTGTTTGCAGAGTTAGGGTATGATTATTTACAAGGAGAGAATAGTGATATTTCTCAAAAAAATAGAAAGAGTTTTTACCAAAAATTACATCTTGTTTCGCAACCTGTAAATGGGCTAAAAACCTCTTTAAGTTTTAGGAATGAACAAAATTCTTTTTATAAGCTTCCTTTTGTATATGCTTTGGGAACAGATTATGAATTGTTACCAGGCTTTAGAATAAAAGCTAATTATTCCACAAATTTTAGACAGCCTACCAACAATGAATTGTTTTGGCCTCAAGTAGGAAATTTAGATTTACTTCCTGAAACATCAAAACAATATGATATAGGATTGGCTTATAAAAACAAACAAATTGAATTGGTTGTTAATTATTTTAACATCGATTTAAAAAATAAAATATTATGGATTCCTGTAGGGGATGGTAATTTGTGGAGACCAGAAAATATAGATGATGTTCTAAATAATGGAATAGAGTCTTTTCTTTCTTTTCAATATAAATTTAACGGAGTGTTGTTTTCTAATGTGCTAAACTACTCATACATAAATGCTATAGATCAACAAACCACTAACAGAATTCCTTTTGTACCTAAACATAGCTTTAATAATAATTTTTCGGCAGCATATAAATATTTAACGCTTTACTATCAGCAGCTATATCAAAGTAAAGTGTATACCAATTTAATACAACTAGACTATTATTCTTTAGAGGCTTTATCAGTATCTAATATAGGAGCAGAAATAAAAGTGTTGGCTAAAAAAAATAGATTGGTAAAATTAGGAGTAAAAGTGAATAACGTGTTTAATAACGTGTACTACTTTACCAATTTAAGACCCATGCCTGGGCGAAATTACAGTGTAAATATTAATTATAAATTTTAA
- a CDS encoding ABC transporter substrate-binding protein has translation MKVSSFMPAVTQIIYDLGLQNSLDGITFECPQIALKEKTPVVRCVLEGKNYTSDEINTLFSKSKATGESLYFVDEEALGKIAPDVVFTQDVCDVCQIDTECASLAVNKLEKIPELISITPQSLEDVFDNVLTIAKAMEQEELGKTHVAFLKNKIAKIVDQQRAARVMPKSVMLLEWIDPLFNCGHWIPHQIGYAGGIDLLSHPSGDSIVIDWHKIVKYNPEVLVIAPCGYTKERTLEDMKFLEAKPEWNSLRAVQNKQVYLADFDMFTQSSASTLVDGIEVLAHIFHPSVFTEPKGLEHKYCNYFKI, from the coding sequence ATGAAAGTATCTTCTTTTATGCCTGCAGTAACTCAAATTATTTACGATTTGGGTTTACAAAACTCTTTAGATGGAATTACGTTTGAGTGTCCACAAATAGCGTTAAAAGAAAAAACACCCGTAGTAAGGTGTGTGCTTGAAGGAAAAAATTATACCAGTGATGAGATTAATACTTTGTTTTCTAAAAGTAAAGCCACAGGAGAAAGTTTGTATTTTGTAGATGAAGAAGCTTTAGGAAAAATAGCTCCTGATGTAGTTTTTACTCAAGATGTTTGTGATGTTTGCCAAATTGATACCGAATGTGCCTCTTTAGCAGTAAATAAATTAGAGAAGATTCCAGAACTAATTTCGATTACCCCACAATCTTTAGAAGATGTTTTTGACAATGTACTTACAATTGCCAAAGCAATGGAACAAGAAGAATTAGGGAAAACACATGTAGCTTTTTTAAAGAATAAAATAGCCAAAATTGTAGATCAACAAAGAGCGGCTAGGGTAATGCCTAAAAGTGTGATGTTGTTAGAGTGGATAGATCCATTGTTTAATTGCGGACATTGGATTCCTCACCAAATTGGATATGCTGGAGGAATTGATTTACTTTCTCATCCTTCAGGAGATAGTATTGTGATAGATTGGCACAAAATAGTAAAATACAATCCAGAAGTTTTAGTGATAGCTCCGTGTGGATACACTAAAGAAAGAACTTTAGAGGATATGAAGTTTTTAGAAGCTAAACCTGAATGGAATTCTTTAAGAGCTGTACAAAACAAACAAGTGTATTTAGCAGATTTTGATATGTTTACCCAATCTTCTGCAAGTACTTTAGTTGATGGTATAGAAGTTTTAGCCCATATTTTTCATCCTTCTGTTTTTACAGAACCTAAAGGACTGGAACATAAATATTGTAATTATTTTAAAATATAG
- a CDS encoding bifunctional adenosylcobinamide kinase/adenosylcobinamide-phosphate guanylyltransferase — MIYYVTGGERSGKSSYAQKLAEKLSPTPYYLATSRIWDDDFKKRVDRHISDRDERWTTIEEEKYLSTVIKENSVVVIDCVTLWLTNFYTDTQYDVEKSLLAVKEELNKLKQVNATLIIISNEIGMGVHANTETARKFTELQGWVNQEIAKLSNNATFMVSGLPINLK, encoded by the coding sequence ATGATATATTACGTCACAGGAGGAGAGCGTTCAGGAAAAAGTAGTTATGCTCAAAAACTAGCAGAAAAACTGAGTCCAACCCCCTATTATTTAGCCACTTCTAGAATATGGGATGATGATTTTAAAAAGCGTGTTGATAGACATATTTCTGATAGAGATGAAAGGTGGACAACTATTGAAGAAGAAAAATATTTAAGTACGGTTATCAAAGAAAACTCTGTAGTTGTTATTGATTGTGTTACCTTATGGCTAACAAATTTTTATACTGACACTCAATATGATGTAGAAAAAAGTTTATTAGCAGTTAAAGAAGAATTAAACAAACTTAAACAAGTAAACGCCACTTTAATTATTATTTCTAACGAAATAGGAATGGGCGTACATGCAAATACAGAAACTGCAAGAAAATTTACGGAACTACAGGGTTGGGTTAATCAAGAAATTGCTAAATTAAGTAACAATGCAACCTTTATGGTTTCTGGTCTTCCGATAAACTTAAAATAA
- the cobT gene encoding nicotinate-nucleotide--dimethylbenzimidazole phosphoribosyltransferase produces the protein MSFQETLQHKINTKTKPLGSLGYLEKIAFKIGQIQQTTSPTLSKPAILVFAGDHGIVNSEPVSPFPQEVTTQMVFNFLNGGAAINVFCKQHKIHLKVIDAGVNYDFGTTPNLIHAKINKGTNDFSIAPAMSIEDCKKAINKGKEIVTKQFAEGTNIIGFGEMGIGNTSSASLLMSTYTQTDISNCVGKGTGLNNDAVRVKTAILKKTQNIHQNITDPLEVLATFGGYEIAMITGAILQAKELNITILVDGFIVTSALLAAHAMDASVTDNCIFSHCSDEQGHSKMLAFLKADVILNIGLRLGEGTGAALAYPLVQSAVFFLNEMASFESANVTNKLS, from the coding sequence ATGAGCTTTCAAGAAACTTTACAACATAAAATAAACACAAAAACCAAACCTTTAGGATCTTTAGGGTATTTAGAAAAAATAGCTTTTAAGATTGGTCAAATTCAACAAACTACCTCGCCTACCTTATCTAAACCTGCCATTTTAGTTTTTGCGGGTGATCACGGTATTGTAAACTCAGAACCTGTAAGTCCATTTCCTCAAGAAGTGACTACACAAATGGTTTTTAATTTTTTAAATGGTGGCGCTGCAATCAATGTATTTTGTAAGCAACATAAAATTCACCTAAAAGTTATTGATGCTGGAGTAAATTATGATTTTGGAACAACTCCTAATTTAATTCACGCAAAAATAAACAAAGGAACAAACGATTTTTCTATCGCTCCAGCCATGAGTATTGAGGATTGTAAAAAGGCAATTAACAAAGGAAAAGAGATTGTAACTAAGCAATTTGCCGAAGGAACAAACATCATTGGTTTTGGTGAAATGGGTATTGGTAATACTTCATCTGCCTCGTTGTTAATGAGTACTTACACTCAAACAGACATCAGTAATTGTGTAGGTAAAGGAACTGGGCTAAACAACGATGCTGTAAGAGTTAAAACAGCTATTCTAAAAAAAACACAAAACATTCACCAAAACATCACAGATCCTCTAGAGGTTTTAGCCACTTTTGGAGGATATGAAATAGCCATGATTACCGGAGCAATATTACAAGCAAAAGAACTAAACATCACCATTTTAGTTGATGGATTTATAGTGACTTCTGCTTTATTAGCTGCCCATGCCATGGATGCCTCAGTAACTGACAATTGTATTTTTTCTCATTGCTCAGACGAACAAGGACACAGTAAAATGCTAGCCTTTTTAAAAGCTGATGTTATTTTAAATATTGGATTGAGATTGGGAGAAGGAACTGGTGCTGCATTAGCATATCCATTAGTACAATCTGCAGTATTTTTTTTAAACGAAATGGCTAGTTTTGAAAGTGCCAATGTCACAAACAAATTAAGTTAA
- a CDS encoding adenosylcobinamide-GDP ribazoletransferase — MKKEIQIFLTAVMFFTRIPCPKNIDHSPEILTKSSRYFSLVGIIVGLFGALVFYIAEFLFNDAISILLSIAGTIWITGAFHEDGFADVCDGFGGGWTKEKILTIMKDSRVGTYGIVGLGLLLAIKFQALSQFNIHTCIIALIAGHAISRFAATTLIYTEPYVQDIDKSKIKPSAVGIQLKDVIISGIFTIIPLIFFLNIYVFLAFIPVMIAKYMLAKYFHKWIGGHTGDCAGATQQITEVIFYLSLLIIL, encoded by the coding sequence ATGAAAAAAGAAATTCAAATATTTCTTACCGCAGTAATGTTTTTCACAAGAATTCCTTGTCCTAAAAACATAGATCATTCTCCAGAAATTTTAACCAAAAGTAGCCGCTACTTTTCTTTGGTAGGTATAATTGTTGGTCTTTTTGGAGCCTTGGTGTTTTATATAGCCGAATTTCTTTTTAACGATGCTATTTCTATATTATTAAGCATAGCAGGAACCATTTGGATTACTGGTGCTTTTCACGAAGATGGTTTTGCTGATGTTTGCGATGGTTTTGGTGGTGGTTGGACCAAAGAAAAAATCTTAACCATTATGAAAGATTCTAGGGTTGGAACCTATGGAATTGTTGGCTTGGGTTTATTGTTAGCAATTAAATTTCAAGCATTATCTCAATTCAATATTCATACGTGTATTATTGCCTTAATTGCTGGACACGCAATTAGTAGATTTGCTGCTACCACACTTATTTATACCGAACCTTATGTGCAAGATATTGATAAAAGTAAAATAAAACCATCAGCTGTTGGTATCCAACTAAAAGATGTTATTATTAGTGGAATCTTTACCATTATTCCCTTGATTTTCTTTTTAAATATTTATGTATTTCTCGCTTTTATCCCTGTGATGATTGCCAAGTATATGTTGGCAAAATATTTTCACAAATGGATTGGAGGTCATACAGGTGATTGTGCCGGTGCTACCCAACAAATTACAGAAGTTATTTTCTATTTAAGCTTATTAATTATTCTATGA
- the cobC gene encoding alpha-ribazole phosphatase: protein MILYLIRHTTPDIEKGICYGQANIPLPDNFNDEVDFLLSKLKNHPIQHVISSPLLRCTQLANKINPNFSTDENLKEIDFGDWELMDWNKIPQEEIDPWMKDFVNVAVPNGESYMDLYLRTISVYQQIKNDYTAIVTHAGVIRSILAHITQTDLQDSFDFKIPYGTIVKIDTQTNQYQIL from the coding sequence ATGATTTTATATTTAATAAGACACACCACTCCTGATATTGAAAAGGGAATCTGCTACGGACAAGCAAATATTCCTCTACCAGATAACTTTAATGATGAAGTTGATTTTTTACTTTCTAAACTAAAAAATCATCCTATTCAACATGTTATTAGCAGCCCTTTATTAAGGTGTACACAATTAGCAAACAAAATAAATCCTAATTTTTCTACAGATGAAAATCTTAAAGAAATAGATTTTGGAGATTGGGAATTGATGGATTGGAACAAAATACCACAAGAAGAAATTGATCCTTGGATGAAAGATTTTGTAAACGTAGCTGTACCAAATGGAGAAAGTTACATGGATTTATATTTAAGAACTATTTCTGTTTATCAACAAATTAAAAATGATTACACAGCCATAGTAACTCATGCGGGAGTTATCAGAAGTATATTGGCACACATCACCCAAACAGACTTACAAGATTCTTTTGATTTTAAAATCCCTTATGGAACTATTGTAAAAATAGATACCCAAACCAATCAATATCAAATTCTTTAA
- a CDS encoding ABC transporter substrate-binding protein, whose translation MKFFTPLFILCTLIACQPKTNKKTENNALIKPKFAKGFEYEKHDKYIKVIVKTPYKEATTPYEYIIIKGDTLIKANHPNQIVINTPLKRIIATSTTQIPVLEALNSETLLKGYPNTKFVSSPKTRALIDNGSIIDIGHEEHMNTEMVLDIHPDILFAFAVNNVNKNFTTLKKAGIPIVIDASWLEETPLGRAEWIKFFALFLNKEKEADLVFNQIVDSYQKALKTIPKNISKPKVLYGGIYNDIWYTPAGDSYVAQIMKDAQTNYYWQNTESTGSLALQFEEVFIKAKDADFWFAPGYAINKKALAGINKHYTSFKPFTTNNIYTYTNTVGETGGLIFFELGALRPDLILKDFIKICHPELLPNYKTTFFKRLE comes from the coding sequence ATGAAGTTTTTTACTCCTCTATTTATTTTATGTACCCTTATTGCATGTCAACCTAAGACAAATAAAAAAACAGAAAACAATGCGCTTATAAAACCAAAATTTGCCAAAGGGTTTGAATATGAAAAACATGATAAATACATCAAAGTTATTGTAAAAACACCTTATAAAGAGGCTACAACACCCTATGAATATATCATTATTAAAGGAGATACACTTATCAAAGCAAACCATCCAAATCAGATAGTGATCAATACTCCATTAAAAAGAATTATAGCCACATCTACTACTCAAATTCCTGTTTTAGAAGCGCTAAATAGTGAAACTTTATTAAAAGGATATCCAAACACAAAATTTGTGTCTTCTCCAAAAACAAGAGCTTTAATAGACAACGGAAGCATTATAGATATTGGGCATGAAGAACATATGAACACAGAAATGGTTTTGGACATACATCCTGATATTCTTTTTGCCTTTGCTGTAAACAATGTAAACAAAAACTTTACTACTTTAAAAAAAGCTGGAATCCCCATTGTAATTGATGCTAGTTGGCTTGAAGAAACTCCTTTGGGTAGAGCAGAATGGATTAAGTTTTTTGCCCTGTTTTTAAACAAAGAAAAAGAGGCTGATTTGGTTTTTAATCAAATTGTTGATAGTTATCAAAAAGCTTTAAAAACCATTCCTAAAAATATTTCTAAACCTAAGGTTTTATACGGAGGAATCTACAACGATATTTGGTACACTCCCGCAGGTGATAGTTATGTAGCGCAAATTATGAAAGATGCACAAACCAATTATTACTGGCAAAATACAGAAAGTACCGGTAGTTTGGCTTTACAATTTGAAGAAGTATTTATTAAAGCTAAAGATGCTGATTTTTGGTTTGCTCCTGGTTATGCTATTAACAAAAAAGCACTTGCTGGTATCAACAAACATTACACAAGCTTTAAACCTTTTACCACCAACAATATTTATACTTATACAAATACTGTTGGCGAAACTGGTGGTCTAATATTTTTTGAATTAGGTGCTTTACGTCCGGATTTAATTCTAAAAGATTTTATTAAAATTTGTCATCCAGAATTATTACCAAATTACAAAACTACTTTTTTTAAGAGGTTGGAATAA